In Podospora pseudopauciseta strain CBS 411.78 chromosome 3, whole genome shotgun sequence, one genomic interval encodes:
- a CDS encoding hypothetical protein (COG:S; EggNog:ENOG503P0K3): MLGQLLVAALAAGNALAAPTAVEKRQTSNKCTNPRIRKAWHKLTDTEKQTYLDAELCLMNHPATLGLRGAKTKYDELTSVHILESEISHFVGAFLPFHRLYIHAHDVTLRSLCNYTGPHPYWDETHDYTSFTTSDMFSTTSPSFGGNGVGATQCIETGPFADYRSVLGPGFRISPDNPKCITRNINNFAASGASPEIVAGCLGQEDWLSFWACAEGRPHGAGHGGVGAEMGNPISSPSDPTFWMHHAWLDRLWAQWQDLRPEVRLGEMGGNNRMRNGFGAGPPNGGFPGGGEGGGGGFPGFPPGNGTFPGFPGGGGGFGGGPGFGNPEDLTRPEDVPEAIVEGDNGGNVTTLGHVLHMHGLIPDATIADVMDTRGELLCFEYD, from the exons ATGTTAGGCCAACTCCTGGTTGCTGCCCTGGCGGCAGGCAATGCCCTTGCCGCGCCGACAGCAGTTGAGAAACGCCAGACCTCCAACAAATGCACCAACCCCCGGATCCGAAAAGCATGGCACAAGCTCACCGACACAGAGAAGCAAACCTACCTCGACGCCGAGCTCTGCCTCATGAACCACCCCGCCACTCTCGGCCTGCGCGGCGCAAAGACCAAGTACGACGAGTTGACTTCTGTGCACATTCTCGAGTCTGAAATCTCCCATTTTGTT GgcgccttcctccccttccatcGCCTCTACATCCACGCCCACGACGTCACCCTCCGCTCGCTATGCAACTACACCGGCCCCCACCCCTACTGGGACGAAACCCACGACTACACCTCCTTCACAACCTCGGACAtgttctccaccacctccccctccttcggCGGCAACGGCGTCGGCGCCACCCAGTGCATCGAGACGGGGCCCTTTGCGGACTACCGCTCCGTTTTGGGTCCTGGGTTCAGGATCTCGCCGGATAATCCAAAGTGTATCACCCGTAACATCAACAACTTTGCCGCCAGCGGTGCCTCACCGGAGATTGTAGCCGGGTGTTTGGGACAGGAGGACTGGTTGTCTTTCTGGGCTTGCGCCGAGGGTAGACCTCACGGGGCGGGACACGGCGGGGTGGGGGCCGAGATGGGCAATCCGATCAGTAGCCCTAGCGATCCGACCTTTTGGATGCATCATGCTTGGTTGGATCGGCTGTGGGCGCAGTGGCAGGATTTGAGGCCGGAGGTTAggctgggggagatgggggggaaTAATAGGATGAGGAATGGGTTTGGGGCCGGGCCGCCTAATGGTGGGTTCcctgggggaggtgagggtggtggtggtgggtttccTGGGTTCCCGCCTGGGAATGGGACTTTCCCTGGGTTTcccgggggtggtggtgggtttggagggggccCAGGGTTTGGGAACCCGGAGGATCTGACCAGGCCGGAGGATGTACC GGAGGCGATTGTGGAGGGTGATAATGGGGGGAATGTGACGACGCTGGGACACGTGCTGCATATGCATGGGCTTATTCCGGATGCTACGATTGCTGATGTGATGGATACCAGGGGGGAGCTGTTGTGCTTTGAGTATGATTGA
- a CDS encoding hypothetical protein (EggNog:ENOG503NV4Y; CAZy:GH13; COG:G), with product MGGHPERTPSPSRREPTPENMTMMQGFEWYIPADQQHWARLTKALPQLKEFGIDNIWIPPGCKASSKNGNGYDIYDLYDLGEFDQKGTISTKWGTKRELVSLCNKAKELGVGIYWDAVLNHKMGADHKERCPVVEVDENDRTRVVSGKYEIDAWVGFEFPGRKEQYSRMKWHWYHFTGVDFNAENGKKAIYKIAGEQGEGWASEWDGDVDDEKGNYDFLMGSDINHEHPEVREDIMRWGSWLANEIPIKGIRFDAVKHFSEDFLREFIKNMDEEFGPGWFFVGEFWKDSLQDMNDYLARMKYKFSLFDAPLVHNFSDISRANGADLRKVFDDTLVQAQPVSAVTLVMNHDTQPYQALEAPIEGWFKPLAYALILLRDQGYPCVWYGDLYGIQGEHPFPPSCGGDLPRIMLARKLYSYGQQADYFDYPTCIGWVRYGTWDRPFGCAVVMSNAGPGSKRMHVGEMHAGEVWTDVMGWNDAKIKIGDDGFGEFVCGQTSVSIWVNEKAKDRARFEKEFDADIYRIAYDESGSTSS from the exons ATGGGTGGCCACCCCGAacgcaccccctccccctccaggcGGGAGCCTACACCAGAGAACATGACCATGATGCAAGGTTTCGAATGGTACATCCCCGccgaccaacaacactggGCCCGCCTCACGAAAGCCCTCCCCCAGCTGAAAGAATTCGGCATAGACAACATCTGGATCCCCCCCGGATGCaaagcctcctccaaaaacggCAACGGCTACGACATCTACGACCTCTACGACCTGGGCGAGTTTGACCAAAAGGGCACCATCTCCACGAAATGGGGCACCAAAAGGGAGCTCGTCAGTCTTTGCAATAAAGCGAAGGAGCTCGGCGTGGGGATCTACTGGGATGCGGTCCTCAACCACAAGATGGGCGCTGATCACAAGGAGCGGTGTCCtgttgtcgaggttgacgagAATGATAGGACGAGGGTGGTCAGTGGCAAGTATGAGATTGATGcctgggttgggtttgagtTTCCGGGACGAAAGGAGCAGTACAGCAGGATGAAGTGGCATTGGTATCATTTTACCGGGGTGGATTTTAACGCCGAGAATGGGAAGAAGGCGATATACAAGATTGCGGGTGAgcaaggggagggatgggcGAGTgagtgggatggggatgtcgatgatgagaaggggaATTATGATTTCCTCATGGGCTCCGACATCAACCATGAGCACCctgaggtgagggaggacaTCATgcggtgggggagctggCTTGCGAATGAGATTCCGATCAAGGGGATTCGGTTTGATGCTGTCAAGCACTTTAGCGAGGACTTTTTGCGCGAGTTTATTAAGAATATGGACGAGGAATTTGGGCCGGGGTGGTTCTTCGTGGGGGAGTTTTGGAAGGATTCGTTGCAGGACATG AACGACTACCTGGCAAGGATGAAGTACAAGTTCTCCTTGTTTGACGCGCCATTGGTTCATAACTTTAGCGACATCAGCAGGGCCAATGGGGCTGACCTCAGAAAGGTGTTTGACGACACCTTGGTCCAGGCGCAGCCTGTCTCGGCGGTT ACATTGGTGATGAACCACGACACCCAACCCTACCAGGCCCTCGAAGCTCCCATTGAGGGCTGGTTCAAGCCTCTGGCCTATGCTCTCATCCTCCTGCGCGACCAAGGCTACCCTTGCGTGTGGTACGGTGACTTGTACGGCATCCAAGGCGAgcaccccttccctccctcctgcGGTGGTGATCTCCCGAGGATCATGCTAGCCCGCAAGCTGTATTCGTACGGCCAGCAAGCCGACTACTTTGATTACCCTACCTGCATCGGCTGGGTGCGGTATGGTACCTGGGACAGGCCGTTTGGCTGTGCCGTGGTCATGAGCAACGCTGGGCCGGGAAGCAAGAGAATGCATGTTGGTGAGATGCACGCGGGGGAGGTATGGACTGATGTTATGGGGTGGAATGATGCCAAGATCAAgattggggatgatgggtttgGTGAGTTTGTGTGTGGGCAGACGAGCGTGAGTATTTGGGTGAATGAGAAGGCGAAGGATCGGGCGAGGTTTGAGAAGGAGTT TGACGCCGACATCTACAGGATAGCCTATGACGAGTCGGGCTCTACCTCTTCGTAG
- a CDS encoding hypothetical protein (COG:S; EggNog:ENOG503P2ED) — MMVGLSTSAVSHDRDISLDNDTEAPELPCTICEGQHPPNPRLCGNCQSWNDLLHLRICDEPSYLKLDAYRFMNRGSQGPRGVHPHTFDDIAYQDLNAFKGRQGCMICQLVSDSVQHFGQQHISNGSKSALKFGLWRPFLMRHVASTAYTDSSTLTAAPSPNPSLTGQICILPGVILTQSNGTSSFTPLVLKLVLYYRHDSYDLQHVEKWMPNPISLPNLTAWLDDCRHNHGDECNDLLMPMVAPPGLRLIDTQLNRIVDWTAPNADYVALSYCWAAATPETTSPTPADDLQLQLDNIDQLSRDHGLDISRLPPVLADAIQLCRDLGKRYLWVDRLCIIQDDAKSKHSQITAMDRVYHMADFTIVALSSKPGLPGVSSRPKDTSPEALYGLWDGPFESSIGLAYGPAADRAIRGSRWDARGWTFQERKLSRRLVFVDDQRAYFSCYQGARWEHDTRVGADTVHDSSTSGLQVEPSFVAYACCAIPYSMRELSFRSDILNAFAGVGNVLSSRMETEMLFGIPERYLLQGLLWRSDDFAVGRDETLGIPSWSWASWDGIVDYGPGFRATFGLRGEGGGSAGTPNLYGPGLRYFRGYYPSDVGNLVTFWYSDKKQVRRVVEDKTWFGLDYMTEEEFWDYLDEEWVRGYRLAERGEWETRAHSWRGCCHNPWKARQYEGISDEARGKGERIPGSLVFTTTCASLWLHPAKQTLFNTPATAVCFDMMTSAPKPDTNIDKLPFVGRTMLMEKQWAEQIFDDPSRTYRVVVIGAGVAWDVRSYGQPGWKEFAPGAPWGLCVLITEEIDGVLYRLASGVVDLIAWTDLRPSWESVVLG; from the coding sequence ATGATGGTTGGTTTGTCAACATCCGCCGTGTCTCATGACCGAGATATTTCGCTTGACAACGACACCGAAGCACCTGAACTGCCATGCACGATATGTGAGGGGCAacaccctcccaacccacgCCTATGCGGCAACTGTCAGTCTTGGAatgatctcctccaccttcgaATTTGCGACGAGCCCAGCTACCTGAAGTTGGACGCTTATCGTTTCATGAACCGCGGGTCTCAGGGGCCTAGAGGTGTTCACCCACACACATTCGACGACATAGCATACCAGGACCTCAATGCCTTCAAAGGTCGTCAAGGCTGTATGATATGTCAGCTCGTCAGCGACTCAGTTCAACATTTCGGCCAGCAGCATATTTCTAATGGCTCAAAATCTGCCCTCAAGTTTGGTCTGTGGAGGCCATTCCTGATGAGGCATGTTGCCTCAACAGCCTACACAGATTCGTCAACTCTCACAGCAGCACCATCGCCGAACCCCTCGCTTACAGGCCAAATCTGTATTCTACCCGGCGTCATCCTTACTCAAAGCAACGGGACCTCTTCATTCACACCCCTCGTCCTCAAGCTGGTGCTTTATTACCGCCACGACAGCTACGATCTCCAGCATGTCGAAAAATGGATGCCAAATCCCATCTCACTCCCCAACTTGACCGCATGGTTAGACGACTGCCGACACAACCACGGAGACGAATGTAACGACCTCCTCATGCCAATGGTGGCACCGCCGGGTCTCCGATTGATAGACACCCAACTCAACAGGATCGTGGACTGGACAGCGCCCAACGCAGACTATGTCGCGCTTAGCTACTGCTGGGCGGCAGCCACTCCAGAaacaacctctccaaccccagcaGATGACCTCCAACTTCAGCTCGACAACATTGACCAACTTTCTCGTGATCACGGTCTCGATATCAGCCGTCTTCCCCCAGTCCTGGCAGATGCAATCCAACTCTGCCGCGACCTCGGCAAACGCTACCTCTGGGTCGACAGACTCTGCATCATCCAGGACGACGCAAAAAGCAAACACTCCCAAATCACCGCCATGGATCGCGTCTATCACATGGCAGATTTCACCATTGTTGCCTTGAGTTCCAAACCCGGACTCCCGGGTGTTTCCTCCCGCCCCAAAGACACTTCCCCCGAAGCCCTTTACGGCCTATGGGACGGCCCGTTTGAAAGCTCCATCGGGCTTGCCTATGGCCCTGCAGCAGACAGAGCTATCAGAGGCTCAAGATGGGATGCAAGGGGGTGGACGTTTCAGGAACGAAAGCTGTCAAGAaggttggtgtttgttgaTGATCAGCGCGCGTATTTTAGCTGTTACCAAGGTGCAAGATGGGAGCATGACACCCGGGTGGGGGCCGACACAGTCCATGACTCTTCCACCTCGGGGCTGCAAGTTGAACCAAGTTTTGTTGCCTACGCCTGCTGCGCGATTCCTTACTCCATGAGGGAACTGTCCTTCAGAAGTGATATCCTCAACGCGTTTGCCGGGGTGGGAAATGTGCTCTCGTCACGAATGGAAACGGAGATGTTGTTTGGGATTCCGGAGCGGTATCTCCTCCAGGGGCTGCTATGGCGGTCAGATGATTTTGCCGTCGGGAGGGATGAAACGTTGGGGATCCCGAGTTGGAGCTGGGCGAGCTGGGACGGGATAGTGGATTACGGGCCTGGGTTTAGGGCTACGTTTGGGttgaggggagaggggggtgggagtgcTGGCACGCCGAATCTGTATGGACCCGGGCTGAGGTATTTTAGGGGGTATTACCCCTCTGACGTGGGGAATTTGGTGACGTTTTGGTATTCTGATAAGAAgcaggtgaggagggtggtagAGGACAAGACTTGGTTTGGGTTAGACTACATGACTGAGGAAGAGTTTTGGGATTATTTGGATGAGGAGTGGGTGAGGGGGTATAGGCTggcggagaggggggagtgggagacgAGGGCGCATtcgtggagggggtgttgccATAATCCTTGGAAGGCGAGACAGTACGAGGGGATAAGTGATGAAGcgagggggaaaggggaaaggaTCCCGGGGTCGCTGGTGTTTACCACGACTTGCGCGTCGCTGTGGCTTCACCCGGCGAAACAGACATTGTTCAACACGCCTGCTACGGCTGTCTGCTTTGACATGATGACCTCCGCCCCGAAGCCAGATACGAACATCGACAAGCTTCCCTTCGTTGGGAGGACAATGCTCATGGAGAAGCAGTGGGCTGAGCAGATATTTGATGATCCAAGCAGGACGTACCGCGTCGTGGTTATCGGGGCTGGGGTGGCGTGGGATGTTCGGAGTTATGGTCAACCTGGGTGGAAGGAGTTCGCGCCAGGAGCTCCATGGGGTCTCTGTGTTTTGATCACGGAAGAGATAGATGGGGTACTCTACCGTCTAGCCAGCGGTGTAGTCGACCTCATCGCTTGGACAGATTTGAGACCATCATGGGAGTCAGTGGTGCTTGGATAA
- a CDS encoding hypothetical protein (EggNog:ENOG503P3MN; COG:S), with translation MADDDTRAAQVPLSTELEQDPEKRETVAPETKPRATTAEDIEGEESDATSTYSGRDSPNRRESTSSLLRQHLHSRTASEDTADNSSHHGDDVFSEHGSRSHSSVGSVDGGHDSDSKTPQGKDSQSRRQSCASSRTSESRNSDRIVSGVSTRSARSSIRTPSEVRALQTGSPTPSLFDGSSARPNKRHSGTPVMFPTVSRVGSPTVQVQYSPKGRTTPSRFKVRTEAPLVLLHVTLLPLRWVWGETLNGLDLVSGRTIDEGGLPYVASDEIKALRDSWRDLQDRLGDTVLERGILLPHPQNDFEVLEERLLEALELPFKRRARILECGHYLGPANVTAEDDEEGELEYPKSTEDNRHWCKECKTEIRYEKLGSSKIYRVKVYASNGLMKSGAWEACWREMERVDCEVELILTPAMQHELEKVAVFQLEQEEQRQRDLLLDAEAAAKSGLTPEAQADAQRSRPTSGLHGSRPSSGLHVEVQPSTPEPPMEPFDRVTSPEFLQPPSSSRPRAAQDGLDTSEERRRRDEERMREIYGDMPPPEPIPTPEPAAERAPFARPAPSVGEGYGSVPVSQALVAITPTSSLDQSSTLRDRHPDSYIAPPTPLSPSEVIRERRAEYERRQAERAQKRQRELQNAGFIDLLTEAFRVALDNGNETVKDGWTYVKAGALVARDFFNDPKNVAIVVLVLLVVVIGLGNRQQDLAPATYKSEPRPENYGIEKVPEAKIEASVPEATAGLASTEDGSMGLGGVVYGVASDPPVQAQSVVVEETPAVEVEREVPSIEVAEEEEEEEEAENNISEAPVAAVTEASAELVLASAAVNAVAQSAQDDVAVPLPAEPAAEPAAEKPESGVEVYGTAPKSDDETPTGAVADGERGVEVFGAETPKPEAEEYGLEQVVAAGGKKADAPPQESGLEQVVVGKKPGGSEEYGGLEQVVIGKRHSTVIDFIPGPFVTQHKTVRVFETVTEIVRVSVVTKTQTVSRVVTAIPQTVEQTVYETETVKITVSLPVEGEEESKTTTTETKKATATRRRFW, from the exons atggccgacgacgacacacGAGCGGCACAGGTGCCGCTGTCCACAGAG CTGGAGCAGGACCCGGAAAAGCGAGAGACCGTAGCTCCCGAGACAAAACCTCGCGCCACCACAGCCGAAGACATCGAGGGGGAAGAGTCGGACGCGACGAGCACATATAGCGGTCGGGATAGCCCCAACCGACGAGAATCCACAAGCTCGCTGCTCCGCCAGCACCTCCACTCTCGCACCGCCAGCGAGGACACCGCCGATAACAGCTCCCACCACGGCGACGACGTATTTAGCGAGCATGGGTCCCGCAGCCACAGTTCCGTCGGGTCGGTAGATGGAGGGCACGATTCTGATTCCAAGACACCCCAAGGAAAGGACAGCCAATCTCGTCGACAGTCGTGCGCCTCGAGTAGGACATCCGAAAGCAGGAACTCCGATAGGATCGTGTCCGGCGTGTCGACTCGGTCGGCCCGCTCGTCGATTCGCACCCCCTCCGAAGTCCGCGCATTGCAGACGGGCTCTCCCACACCTTCATTGTTCGACGGAAGCTCCGCCAGGCCGAACAAGCGACACAGCGGAACGCCCGTCATGTTTCCCACAGTATCCCGGGTCGGCAGTCCCACCGTCCAGGTACAATACTCTCCCAAGGGGCGAACAACACCGAGCCGTTTCAAGGTCCGAACAGAGGCCCCCCTCGTTCTTCTCCACGTTACCCTCCTGCCTCTTCGCTGGGTCTGGGGCGAGACGCTTAATGGGCTCGATCTCGTCAGCGGTAGGACCATCGACGAAGGGGGGCTTCCCTATGTGGCCTCGGACGAAATCAAGGCCTTGCGCGATTCGTGGCGTGATCTGCAGGACCGACTGGGCGACACTGTTCTCGAGCGCGGTATTCTTCTCCCACATCCGCAGAACGATTTCGAGGTGCTTGAAGAGCGTCTCCTCGAAGCTCTCGAGCTACCATTCAAGAGAAGAGCCAGGATCTTGGAATGCGGGCACTATCTCGGTCCAGCCAACGTGACGGccgaagacgatgaggaaGGCGAGTTGGAATACCCAAAGTCAACTGAGGATAACCGGCATTGGTGTAAGGAATGCAAGACCGAGATCCGCTATGAGAAGCTGGGCTCCAGCAAGATTTACCGGGTAAAGGTGTACGCTAGCAACGGACTCATGAAATCCGGCGCCTGGGAAGCCTGCTGGAGGGAAATGGAGCGGGTGGACTGCGAGGTCGAACTGATTCTCACCCCAGCAATGCAGCATGAGCTCGAAAAGGTGGCCGTCTTCCAGcttgagcaggaggagcaacGACAGAGAGACCTGTTGCTGGATGCCGAGGCTGCGGCCAAGTCGGGGCTCACTCCAGAGGCGCAAGCCGATGCCCAACGATCTCGCCCGACGTCTGGTCTGCATGGCTCGCGGCCCTCTTCTGGTCTGCATGTCGAAGTCCAGCCATCGACACCTGAGCCACCAATGGAACCCTTCGATCGGGTGACCTCACCAGAGTTCCTGCAGCCCCCGTCATCATCGCGTCCCCGCGCGGCACAAGACGGCCTTGACACATCTGAAGAGCGTCGACGTCGCGACGAAGAGCGGATGCGCGAAATCTATGGCGACATGCCCCCGCCTGAACCGATCCCAACCCCAGAACCGGCTGCCGAGCGTGCACCTTTTGCAAGACCAGCGCCCTCGGTCGGTGAAGGTTACGGGTCTGTTCCGGTATCCCAAGCTCTCGTAGCCATCACGCCAACGTCTAGCCTCGATCAGTCATCGACCCTCCGCGACCGACACCCCGACTCGTACATTGCGCCTCCCACGCCCCTCTCACCCTCTGAAGTCATTCGCGAACGCCGAGCCGAGTACGAGCGCCGACAGGCTGAGCGAGCGCAGAAACGTCAGCGGGAGCTCCAAAACGCGGGATTTATCGATTTACTCACCGAGGCGTTTAGGGTGGCGTTGGATAACGGGAATGAGACGGTGAAGGATGGGTGGACATATGTCAAGGCGGGCGCGCTGGTGGCTAGGGACTTTTTCAACGACCCGAAGAATGTGGCTATTGtcgtgttggtgttgcttgtGGTTGTGATTGGGCTGGGGAATCGACAGCAGGACTTGGCGCCTGCCACGTACAAGTCTGAGCCGAGGCCGGAGAATTATGGTATTGAGAAGGTGCCGGAGGCGAAGATTGAGGCGAGCGTGCCCGAGGCGACTGCGGGTTTGGCTAGTACCGAGGATGGTTCgatgggcttggggggtgttgtttATGGTGTTGCTTCTGATCCGCCTGTTCAGGCTCAgagtgtggttgttgaggagacgcctgctgttgaggttgagcGTGAGGTTCCGTCGATTGAAGttgcagaggaggaggaggaggaggaggaggcggagaacAACATCTCTGAGGCTCCGGTTGCCGCGGTTACTGAAGCTAGTGCGGAGCTTGTTCTCGCATCGGCGGCGGTCAATGCTGTGGCTCAGTCAGCACAGGATGATGTCGCCGTTCCGCTGCCCGCCGAGCCCGCCGCCGAGCCCGCCGCCGAGAAGCCCGAGTCCGGGGTTGAGGTTTACGGGACCGCACCTAAATCAGACGATGAAACTCCAACCGGCGCTGTTGCCGAtggtgagaggggggtggaagtCTTCGGGGCTGAGACACCGAAGCCGGAAGCGGAGGAATATGGTCTTGAGCAGGTCGTTGCCGCCGGCGGGAAGAAGGCCGACGCACCCCCGCAAGAGTCTGGTCTTGAGCAAGTCGTCGTTGGGAAGAAACCTGGTGGCAGTGAAGAGTACGGCGGTCTGGAGCAGGTCGTCATTGGGAAGAGGCACTCGACCGTTATCGACTTTATCCCCGGCCCTTTTGTCACGCAGCACAAGACTGTGCGCGTGTTCGAGACGGTGACGGAGATTGTGCGGGTCAGCGTAGTGACCAAGACGCAGACTGTGTCGAGGGTTGTGACTGCCATACCGCAGACGGTGGAGCAGACTGTTTATGAGACTGAGACGGTGAAGATTACTGTTTCGCTGCctgtggagggggaggaagagagcaAGACGACGACCACCGAGACAAAGAAGGCTACGGctacgaggaggaggttttggtga
- a CDS encoding hypothetical protein (COG:S; EggNog:ENOG503P04U) has translation MRLINANTLRFEEFFEKPLPPYLILSHTWGEDEVTFRDMQQPHLHLGKSGYAKITQTCRLARSKAIDYVWIDTCCIDKTSSAELTESINSMFQWYQRAVVCVVHLADMESGVDFGTGVQFSRWITRGWTLQELIAPKRVEFYDSKWKLCGQKPRDSDVLSAATKIPEDLLLGNHRSSEYSVAQRLSWASSRTTTRVEDEAYCLFGILEVNMPLIYGEGKMAFRRLQEELIKRSNDITIFAWQPTREEVQEGHCGVLAASPQAFALCEHVCVWRPSTSHNPQFVLTNRGIQLQDIFFHRMPLKSDQPAGANESLKREYVFMVGFLSRGSGAYLGIQLRKIGESLFLRKSRPLKMISGTENKSLLKTDIATCHFVTDTRPLDNDTLLAFRKRCTEVSIPEWSMKHTIPSGYWDDQDMIQFHLPTYLVGAFLLEGDVGGKRTRFTVLYRREGEDQVRIYILETAKHTAATAYIFRRRAPGDMLHWEDLGLDHPQVLEASNQTQVVIDRRQFTVTASLPSKALDFFGRTKIGRSLQLEVVENRPKGDQGAKGRELVPYGQGRTNRRHRSTDESFPRIANTSLPRSRPGFQSIPL, from the coding sequence ATGCGGTTAATAAACGCCAACACTTTGCGCTTTGAAGAGTTCTTCGAGAAGCCCCTTCCTCCCTATTTGATTCTATCACACACCtggggagaagatgaagTCACCTTTCGAGACATGCAACAACCCCACCTGCACCTGGGCAAGTCTGGCTACGCCAAAATCACACAGACATGTCGACTGGCCCGCTCCAAGGCCATAGACTATGTCTGGATCGACACTTGTTGCATTGACAAGACCAGCAGTGCCGAGCTGACCGAGAGCATCAACTCCATGTTCCAGTGGTACCAAAGGGCAGTGGTCTGCGTCGTACATCTCGCCGACATGGAGTCGGGAGTCGACTTTGGGACTGGTGTCCAGTTCTCCAGATGGATCACCCGGGGATGGACCCTTCAAGAGTTGATTGCACCAAAAAGAGTTGAATTTTATGATAGCAAATGGAAACTTTGTGGCCAGAAGCCTCGAGACAGCGACGTACTCTCGGCAGCTACAAAAATTCCGGAGGACCTCCTGTTGGGGAATCATCGAAGTTCCGAGTATTCGGTAGCCCAAAGACTATCCTGGGCTTCGTCACGAACAACGACACGTGTAGAAGACGAGGCGTATTGCCTTTTTGGAATCCTCGAGGTAAACATGCCGCTCATATATGGTGAAGGGAAAATGGCTTTTCGTCGGCTGCAGGAGGAGCTCATCAAGCGCAGTAACGACATCACAATCTTCGCGTGGCAGCCGACGCGGGAGGAGGTCCAAGAGGGACACTGTGGTGTGCTCGCCGCATCGCCACAAGCATTCGCGCTGTGCGAGCATGTCTGTGTCTGGAGACCATCGACATCCCACAATCCCCAGTTCGTCCTCACCAACAGAGGCATACAACTGCAAGACATATTTTTTCATCGAATGCCCCTGAAGAGCGATCAACCAGCGGGCGCAAACGAAAGTCTCAAGAGAGAATACGTTTTCATGGTTGGATTCCTGTCTCGTGGCTCTGGGGCGTATTTGGGGATCCAGCTGAGAAAGATCGGAGAATCTCTATTCCTTCGAAAATCACGGCCGCTCAAGATGATCAGCGGGACAGAAAACAAGTCTCTTTTGAAAACGGATATAGCCACCTGCCATTTCGTGACCGATACGCGACCACTCGATAATGATACACTATTGGCATTTCGCAAACGCTGCACTGAGGTCTCGATTCCCGAGTGGAGCATGAAACACACCATCCCGTCAGGTTATTGGGACGATCAGGACATGATTCAGTTCCATCTTCCAACATATCTTGTCGGTGCCTTTCTTCttgagggtgatgttggaggaAAGCGCACCCGCTTCACTGTGCTGTAtcggcgggagggggaggaccAGGTACGGATCTACATTCTGGAGACTGCGAAGCATACCGCTGCTACAGCATACATATTTCGTCGTCGAGCCCCTGGGGATATGCTGCACTGGGAAGACTTGGGTTTGGACCACCCTCAAGTACTTGAAGCATCAAATCAAACTCAGGTGGTGATCGACAGAAGGCAATTCACCGTTACCGCCAGTCTACCTAGTAAAGCACTAGATTTCTTTGGGAGGACAAAAATAGGTCGATCCTTACAGTTGGAGGTTGTCGAGAATAGGCCGAAGGGAGACCAGGGGGCCAAGGGTAGGGAGCTCGTTCCATATGGTCAGGGGCGGACAAATCGAAGGCATCGGTCTACTGATGAATCTTTTCCTCGGATTGCAAACACGAGCCTGCCGAGGTCGAGGCCAGGATTCCAATCCATCCCATTATGA